A region from the Vicia villosa cultivar HV-30 ecotype Madison, WI linkage group LG3, Vvil1.0, whole genome shotgun sequence genome encodes:
- the LOC131661496 gene encoding photosystem II core complex proteins psbY, chloroplastic-like, which yields MAATMAMMINSKCLNTAITKLQNPTTTAKLTTTTCKTTTIQNLPKALTSIDHTNVAVSPSIAIAGAIFSSLATSDAAFAAQQIAEIAEGDNRGLALLLPLIPAIGWVLFNIFQPALNQINRMRSTRGVIGGLGLGLGGLAVSGMVSEASASEIGMIADAAAAGSDNRGTLLLFVVAPAILWVLYNILQPALNQINKMRSE from the coding sequence ATGGCAGCAACAATGGCAATGATGATCAACTCCAAGTGTCTAAACACAGCCATAACCAAGTTACAAAACCCAACAACCACTGCAAaactaacaacaacaacatgcaaAACCACCACCATTCAGAACCTACCAAAGGCTCTTACCTCAATTGACCACACCAACGTTGCTGTCTCACCTTCCATTGCAATAGCAGGGGCAATATTCTCATCCCTTGCAACCTCCGACGCTGCTTTCGCTGCTCAACAGATAGCAGAAATAGCAGAAGGTGATAACAGAGGATTAGCACTGTTGTTGCCATTGATTCCAGCCATAGGGTGGGTTTTGTTCAACATATTCCAGCCAGCTTTGAACCAAATCAACCGTATGCGTAGCACGAGAGGGGTGATTGGCGGGCTTGGACTCGGGCTTGGCGGGCTTGCAGTATCAGGTATGGTGTCTGAAGCATCTGCTAGTGAGATAGGTATGATTGCTGATGCTGCTGCTGCAGGAAGTGACAACAGAGGAACACTTCTGCTGTTTGTGGTTGCACCAGCTATACTTTGGGTGCTTTACAATATTTTGCAGCCTGCTCTTAACCAGATCAATAAGATGAGATCTGAGTAA